The window tttaacacttttgaaatttaaaacatatatcttCAAGTTGAAAATACATGTTTTATAAGAACTAGCATAAAAGACTTCGAGAAAAGTTCTATCATTAGCTAGAAAcattaatatacataaattttgGTAACCCCATAATTATCACCAATTAAATTATGAATTTCATTCAAACCCCAACATAGattaatatacatgaattaacaagaaaatattaaaaatcttcataattttagagaaaatgaaagtttcTTAAACATTGACCTATAAAACTTTCACATAAGTCTTCCGGCAAAAGACTTCTAGAAAGTCTACCATTTATGTCATTTTTTAACTGAAATTTTACAAAGAAATAATTCCAAAGAAGTCTATTTCTACCAAAGACTTTTATTGAAGTATTCCTTTGTAAATAttgttttactttttgtttttaaaaaatctaaaaaatatcaaagaagAACTTTTTGGAAGTCTTCTTAGATAagcatgttagttttgcaattaatTGAATTGTGTACGGAATTTTTTCATAGAAGACTTCCAGGCAAGACTTCCAAGCAAGTCTTCCAACAGAAGTCTTCCAACAGAAGACTTTCCGAAAATTTTTCTCAATTGTTGGCGTAAGTCTTCTCACTGTCGGTGAAAGTCGTCTTAgattacttttgcaattgaaaattaaacttaaatattacatatttaacTTGAAAATTTCCAAGAAAGTCTTCTACAATAACTAAAGATTTGACCAAAAtcacaaattaaaaattaagaaacaagAGCATGGATGCATCAAATCATAAGAAGCAATCACATCACAATGATTGGAAATAAGAAACGAACGGAGAGGATTTAGACGCGTCGTATAAAAATTGAGAAGGATGGAGTTGTCACGCTTTAACATTAATAAACCATCCTTTCTTTTGcatgcatcttttttttttggatcaaattgCATGCATCTTTCATTCTTTTCTTTCCTGCTATTTTTCACCTCTATATGCTTGCTTTCCCACAGACAATTCTTATCTATCTATGTCTTtctatttactttaaaaaatattctttacaCATCTTATTGGAGATTAAAGAATTAATACAGAATTACATTTTGTTAGTTTATCCATATTTAGTTTTAGGTCTACACGTTAAGTTGATTAGGAGAGATAATAACCACATGGGTTTCATATTTTGTAGATAACACGTTTCTTATTATTCAAGAAGAAAAATCATTGGAAACTGGAAAGACAATATATCATTTATCAAGAACTAATTTTGTGGAGTGAGAAAAAGAACTAATAGAAAGTCATAAATAATGCTAAAGAATCAGTGATTGTAAATTCTTGTTCATAAGAAGCCTAGTGGCGTATGTATCAGTGGTGGAGGAGCAAATTATCTCCGCCGCCCTCCTACTTGAACCATGCGGCGCCGTTTTATTGCATTTTCCCGTTCGGAAATTTAAGAGGAGGGATCAAACTCGACGAGGGCAAATTCGTCATAACAAAGCAATCCCGAGACTAGTGGTTTGATTGGTGACATGTGGTAGGGTTGATTAAGTTTGAGTTAAGTTTGTAactcaaaaatgttaccaatcatgcattaaatttatttttttgattttaagtttGATTTAAGATGTGTTGTAGTTGAGTTACAACTTTGACTTAAACCCTTTATAAAATTGCTAACTCAAAACATAAACCTACATCAACCAAAATTCCATGTTTTAAGAGTTGTgttacaaatttaattaatttttctgtttttaaaaaaaaaaaatcgtgaaCAAACCTTTTTACAAGAGAAAATCGTGAACAACCATTTGAGTGTCCCATAAATACTCTACCTAAATTTATGCTAGTCAAAGATTTTATAATCTTTCTTGTTCCtaattttttgaattattcaaatGTTTAGTCAATTATACAAAACCTTAAGCATAAATTCTATTtgataattcaaaaaaaataccaGTCACAAAATTCTATATATATTGACCTAACTTAGTGTGGTATCACGTCATTTTCAAAACCCGAAAGCTTAAGgtctgtaattttttttaattttcacaaacatttgtaatttttttctattatttggttttttaatttaaagttcatgctaataatattatttcatttaatttaacttattattgatattaaaatacatattattagtagttattataatacttagaaaattatatatactgaacattattttttaaacttttatacttatttaaaaaaatatttttatttatttaaaaaatagcttaatacgaaaatatttatttctctgTTTTTATATTCAATTCTTTTATTCAGAACTCATACTGCAACTTATacatcaaaaatgttaccaGTCACAAGTTTTAACAAAAtgataacttttatttttactgCAAAACTTACCACATAAACTTACCGTTTTTACCACATACTTTTTACTGCAAGTTACATCGAACTATAAATCATATTGTAATTCAACTCTAATACTACATGTCACGAGTCGGAACCTAGATTGGGCTACGGCCTTCAGGTTTAAACCCCAAATATATCATTGTTTcagtagtttttagttttagtttttggtttttagtttgattgtttgtggtttttgatttagtttttaatttttgtttttacaaaaaccattttttatccaatcaagtttttgtttttgtagaaaccatttgatttgccaatcaagatttctaataaatagattctctaaaatttaggaaaactagtttttaaaaagtttaaccaatttgtaaagaaaaaccaaaaaccaacttttgtgagcttttaaaaggaaaaacgaattttgatttttttgggtaGAAACTACAACATtagtaatacaatatattgtattagtcatgaaaaataaaaatagccattcaattttaagaaaatataaataatttatatgagaaattttataattagtttcaaaattttaagtatttttatttttatataatttataatatttaagaaaaactatttctatttatataagaaaaatttctaagtagtttcaaacttttaaatatttttatttttttgcaatttatataaattttatgacaaatattttattataatatatttttttataaaactataataattaaaatatgatattgtattttattttaaaataattatcacaagattttgataattttaattgtaaatataaatatttatttctattttgttgtattatttcAAAGTAaagcattaattaatttttgaaaaataaaaaaatactgcaaaaccaaaaaccaaaatcaaaatctaaaaaccaaaaaccaaaaaccaaaagctgaaaaccaaaaaccaaaatctaaaaaccaaaaactaaaatctaaaaaccaaaaactaaaactaaaaactattgaaacaatcatcaccttaatttttggtttttagattttggtttttggttttcagcttttaatttttggtttttggtttttggttttttgattttgattttgatttttggtttgctgtattttttattttcaaaaattaattaatacattactttaaaataatacaacaaaataacaataaatatttagattttacaattaaaatttatcaaaatactgtgattattattttaaaattaaatacaataacatattttaattattatatttttatgaaaatatattatagtaaatataaatcataaaatatatataaattatgcaaaaataaaaatgttaaattttgaaactacttcgaaaattttcttatataaattattttaatttttaaaacttcaaaAGCAATAGTTTTTCttacataaatattataaattatacatacaaaaattaaatacatagaattttgaaactaattagaaattttcttatataaattatttatatttttttaaagttgaatggcaatttttatatttcaggattatacaatatattttattgataaaacatattatgtttttatttttaatgtgactaataattattaaaataattcaattgttttatttatagaaactaataactaaattttaaaattaaatatattatttataaaatatacaaatttatttacaGATATgaaacacaaatttaaatatttcacATTATTGTTTAAATGATATCTAATgcacaaaatattttatgataattttattgttatgaaaatattaattattaatgaattaaaatgtagtagtttctacaaaaaaaaatcaaaatttgttttttttcataaaagctcacaaaagttggtttttagtttttcttcataaattggttaaacttttcaaaaactagtttccctaaattttagggaatatatttattgaaaattttgattggtaattcaaatggtttttacaaaagcaaaaacaaaaaccaaaaacttgattggatgaaaaatggtttctacaaaaacaaaaactaaaacaaaaaccacAAACAATTAACCTCTTTTAGAGGTGATAAGGGACTGCAATTATACGACGCCGTTTGGTCTACCGACTCTTATTATCAGAGACAGCATGTCCTTTTAATAGCATAAGACGGCACGCAGTTTCTTCATCAAACCTCGTTTTTTCTCCCTTAAGTATTTTATTCAGGCACCTCCATCCCTCTCCGTCTTCTCAGTCTCCCTCCAAAAAAAGATGGCGTCGGCGTCCTCTTCAGGCGGAGTCGCCGGAAGGCTTCGAAACGCATCGTTGGTTCTCGTAGGCGATAACGATTCCACAATCTCTGTGAGTACTTTTCGTTCAAACCACCTCCTCTTGTTTTCGCACAATGCTCTTGTTTTGGAAATTTTGATTTCTGAGAAATTGAGAGATAGAAGCATAGGATGGTGATGGGTTTTTCTAGTTAGAAGTGAAAAGGAGATCCTTTCTCTCATTGGTCGAAGTTGAATCCTCGCTGTTGTTTACTTTGTTTTTGCAAGGACATACGTAAAGCTGTGACTTTGATGAAGAACATTGCTGTTCAGCTGGAGAAAGATAACCAAACTGAGAAGGTGTGACTATAATGTATATTGTCAGCTTGAGGCAAAACTCTTTCCTTGATCTCTGTTTTGGGTTCCCACAGGTTAAAGACCTTGAAAACTCTGTGGCTGAGCTGTTGGATTTGTATGGTGATTGTGCTCATCGTTCCTCAGCTATTCAATCTGTTGCAAATGGGTACCAGCCTGGAGAACAGGTAAACAGACTCCTCCTTCATGTGTTAATCTAAATGCTTATTAGTTTTAGGCTGACTGCTTACTGACTCGCTTTAATTAATGACTGTAGTTAACTGACTTTAAAAAGTTGCTTGACGATGAGTTCACAAAGCTCAAGGCTACAACTCCTTCAGTGCCAGAAAATCATCATTTGATGCGCCAGTTCCGGGAAGCTGTTTGGGTATGTCATCTGGTGATGTTCTATATTATCATAGATCTGTTTATAGAATAATAACGTTGTTTAGTTAAGTTCTTAGCTTGAGTTTGTGTCTCTATCTTTCTGCAGAACGTTCATCATGCAGGTGAACCAATGCCTGGCGAAGACGAAGAGGACATTGTGATGACCAGTACTCAGTGCCCTTTCCTGAACGTCAAATGCCCTGTGAGCGGGAAGCCTCTCACTGAACTAACAGATCCAGTTCGCAGGTACCAATGGATGATGCCTTTTGcgctttttttgttgttgttttcctTTCTTAACTAGGAAGTCTTGTTTCGTTCTAATGATTTTGTTTGTGATCATAAAGCGTCATATTATTCCATCTTTCGTGTAGCAGTAGAACTAATCACATATTGTACTGGATAATTACATGAATGATAGACAATTGTGACAGAGTCTTTTGGTGATGCTTTTGTGGTTGCAGTATTGATTGCAAGCACGTGTACGACAAAGCTTCAATCATGCATTACATAGCCACCAATCCCAATGCGAAATGTCCTATAGCTGGTAAAGATACTTCTTTTGCTCAACCGCCTTATAGACACATATCTCTTGTTCCTCCTCCAAGCTGGTTTTTGATTCATATGGCACACTTGGCATCCTCAGGCTGCCGAGGTAAACTGAAGAACAACAAAGTGGTTTGTGATCCAATGCTCAAGTTTGAAATCGAGGAGCTGCGCACAATGAACAAACAATCTAATAGAGACGAAGTGATTGAAGACTTCACAAATGCAGACGATGAAGATTAGAAGAGATCAAATCATCTCATAAGCAATGTTGAAGCCCATATGTTTTTCTTCAAGTTTGCAACTTTCTAACTATATTTAATCTTAATGTTAAGTCTTGTTTTGGATGTAAATAGTCAGTGATGCTCTTTGATTCAACTCCTCGTTTTGGCTAAAGTTTTGAGTTCTTTCACACAGAGGAGCTTATCTCATTTCGGTTTAGTCGGTTTGGTTTAATACGATTTGGTTCGGCTTTGGTTAAagttgttttcaaattcgatttttgttTCGGTTTACCTCATCTCCCTCAATTACTCGAAAAGGAGGCATCTTTGAGTTAGTTTGATGCTATTCGACGAGAATGGCGTCTGCTCTCTCTGCATTTAGGGTTTCAATCTCTAGAATTAGTTCTTTCCGTGCTAGGCAATTCTCTTATCCCGCGACTTCCGGTTTAGCCCATACCAAGCGAATCATTTGCAGCTCTTCGCATTCTCCATCTCCGTCTGATACTTCGTCTTCATCTGTTTCGTTGATGGGAACAAATGAAAACGCGAGGTGGAGACCCATGTGCTTGTATTACACTCACGGGAAGTGCACAAAGGTCAATACTTTACCACTCTAATTGATGTCCACAACCTGTTCGATGGAATGTCTGAATGATTTTGGAACATTCTTTTTTAATTGAGGAGACTATCTTTTTTGTGTCTCGATCGTTATCACTATTCTTTACTCGTTTTTGTTTATacttgaataaaataataaagctTATGTTGGTGACGTCAGATGGATGATACTGCCCATTTGGAAGTTTTCAACCATGATTGTTCCAAGGAGCTTCCAGTGACCGCTGCTGATCTCGAGGGAAAGAAGCCACAGGAGTTCGACTTCTTCTTGGTTCTTGACTTGGAAGGAAAAGTTGAGATTCTTGAGTTTCCTGTTTTGATCGTTGACGCCAGAACCATGCAAGTCGTAGACTTGTTCCACAGGTTATAACTGCTTCTTATATTCAAAAGAAGCAACTTTTTTATGTAATGCTCATTGGGTCTTTGGGTGTTACAATGGTTTAAGTTTATAATTCTTTATGAATTTCATTGCTCATGGCTACATGTGGTTGATTATTTGTTCTTTATATCTTCATAAGGTTTGTGAGACCCACCAAAATGAGCGAGCAAGCGATAAACAAGTACATCGAAGGCAAGTATGGCGAAGTTGGTGTTGATCGGTATGCTACTTCTATCT is drawn from Brassica rapa cultivar Chiifu-401-42 chromosome A05, CAAS_Brap_v3.01, whole genome shotgun sequence and contains these coding sequences:
- the LOC103869952 gene encoding E3 SUMO-protein ligase MMS21; its protein translation is MASASSSGGVAGRLRNASLVLVGDNDSTISDIRKAVTLMKNIAVQLEKDNQTEKVKDLENSVAELLDLYGDCAHRSSAIQSVANGYQPGEQLTDFKKLLDDEFTKLKATTPSVPENHHLMRQFREAVWNVHHAGEPMPGEDEEDIVMTSTQCPFLNVKCPVSGKPLTELTDPVRSIDCKHVYDKASIMHYIATNPNAKCPIAGCRGKLKNNKVVCDPMLKFEIEELRTMNKQSNRDEVIEDFTNADDED
- the LOC103869953 gene encoding uncharacterized exonuclease domain-containing protein At3g15140, translated to MASALSAFRVSISRISSFRARQFSYPATSGLAHTKRIICSSSHSPSPSDTSSSSVSLMGTNENARWRPMCLYYTHGKCTKMDDTAHLEVFNHDCSKELPVTAADLEGKKPQEFDFFLVLDLEGKVEILEFPVLIVDARTMQVVDLFHRFVRPTKMSEQAINKYIEGKYGEVGVDRVWHDTAIPFKQVVEEFEGWLAEHGLWGKETDGALNDAAFVTCGNWDIKTKIPEQCVVANINLPQYFMEWINLKDVYLNFYGREARGMVSMMKQCGIRLMGSHHLGIDDTKNITRVVQRMLADGAVFKITARRSKSNMRNVEFLFKNRIK